Genomic window (Psilocybe cubensis strain MGC-MH-2018 chromosome 1, whole genome shotgun sequence):
TTGGCCTTCCTTTGGATTTTGGCGTCGGTATCAGCGTAGGCGCAGGTTTGAGAAAGACTGTAACTGTAGAGACAGCGGTTAGGTGGAGGGAGAGCTCGCTACTCAAATAATAGGAGAGAGTTCAGACTCTCTCCTCAAATAATGAAAGAGTtcagagagtaggaaagagAGCGTGCAGAGATTAGGAAGGAGGAAAgggggaggaagagagagagactcGAGGAACGAGTATCTACGCGCACCGAGCATCGAGCATGCCTACTTCCTACTTCCTGCCTAGCTCTACAATTACATGcatctacatctccaccTGCATCGACATCTGCATTCTCCACCTgtatcgacatcgacatctaCATTCTCCACctgcatcgacatcgacatcgacatctgCATACAAGCATACAAGCATACAAGCATACACATTCACTGACTTGTCACCTACACTTACACTTACACATGCACACGCCGCCCAAATTCGAATCTTCAATGTATGGTACATTGCTAGCCAGGTAGCAAGGTAGCGAGCAGCTAAGTATGGAAATCCGCATTCCCATTCCCTTTCCTGTTCCCGTTCCTCTGAGACTTCGGACGGCAGACTGTGGCAGACTTCGGACTGCAGAGCTCCAGCCTGCAGAGCGCCAGATTGCAGAGCGCCAGAGCTCCTGCTCCTCACTCGTCAGATTTTTTCAAGTTGACGGTGGCTGATACTACAGAGGCAGAGACAGGCAGAGACAGATGCATGGTATGacattgcattgcattgcatgGCATGATCGCGAATCGTGAATCCCTCCGTGACTCCGATGGTCCGTGGTCGTAGTGGTCCGTGGATGTCCATGCACGTTCGGTAGGTTCTTGAtgaaggaaagaaggaaagaaggaaggatACTTGCTAGTTACGCTGGGATAGTAGGAGACGGGATAGGagtttccctttccctttcatttccttaatcttttcctttacctGACTCGCCGTATGGCGTTGGCGCTGGCATTGGCGctggcattggcattggtATTGGCGCGCCACTTCATACGCATGCGCGTGCACATACGCAGCATCGTCTCGTTTCGCGTTTCGCGTTTCGCGTTTCTAATTTCTCGATTTTAATTTCTAATTCATGCGTTTACGCGTTCGCGTTTCTCGTTTTTAATTTCTCGATTTTAATTTCTAATTTCCCGTTCACGCGTTTCTCTCGTTCTCGTCCGCGCGCTATGTTAATGTGTAAATGTGTAAATGTGTTAATGTAGCTCACCATCTCGACGACGCGACGACGCGACATTACACCCAACATCCAACATCCAACATCTAGCATCTAACATCTAACATCTAACATCTAACATCCCATCAACGCTTGACTTCATCACGACCACACTGAGCCTTTGCTTACACCTTTTTGCTTGGCAACAAGTACGAAGTATGAAGTACGAAGAGCGAAGTACGAGAAACGAAGAACGAAGAACGAAGAACGGAAAAGAAGTATGAAGTATGAAGTATGATTATGACAGGAATTGATTGATTAGATGAGTTAATTTCAATTAAACTGCTCAGCTGTCATTGACGCGACTCGCGACTCGCGAGACTGAGAActgagaagaggagaggagaggatACGAAAGGAAAGGAGAGGAGAACAGATTTTTTTCTCCACTCCAGGCTTACGGTTGGCGGGTGACTTCAGGTCTGTATATGGAAGGCAAACGCTAATGTCCGAGGGGTGTTAGTGGGAGTTGGCACCGCTTCGCAGAACGAAATGAAGATATCTGCAATGTGTGACAGTGTGCCACTGAGGTGACCCCATGGCCATCGCCGTTATGTTGCCATTGCATGGGGTTTCAGTATCTTCATCTTTCCCCCACAATGTCCAATGATCCATGTTGGATCCATGCCAACTTTGCACAATCATATGACCGGTTACTCTCCAGAGTTTTATGACATAATCCCGGGACCAACACCAGCATTGACTTGCAAAATACGTCATTTCACTGCATATCATCCAAACGGCCTATAGGGACCAAGGCGCATTAACCTCAGTGTTGCTTTTTTGTGGTAGTCAGAACGTTATACATTATTTAATATTCATCGACTGTCAGTTTACTATAGATTATCCCAATCTATTAGGTTATCTAGGTTTGTTGTCATCCAACCGGGTATTGTGTGTGACGGATCCTCTACAAACTCCAAATGGCATGATGTGACATGTCCGCGTCATGTTGTCAGATATGTTTGTTTATGCATTCACGTTCAGCCCAATCTTCTCGAATCTCTCCGTCGTCGCTGCTGGGGTGGTTCCCCTCGTGAACAACACCCTCATATTCTTTGCGATATCTTGGAGCTTAGCAAAAAACTCTCTGCACCATCTGAATTTCCAAGTTGGGTTCCGGGTCATTGTGTTTGGTGACTACATGCCAGTGTTCTCGAGGTCGTTGCTGCAGGCCTAGGACgctctccctcccctcctcTGACCAATTTTCTCCTTTAGGCTGTGGCCAACTTTCGACGTGTCTTGTAGATTTGTCACAACCCAAACTAGGTCAGCTGGTTTAATTTTCTGCGAGTTGTGACTGACACCTATACAACTATGCAAGACGCGGATACAAGGCTGCTTGAATTGGAATGGGCGTTGGATGGGATTACGGATGGGATAGAACGATAGAGATGCTAACAAACATCAGGTACGCTATAAACATACGGTTTCTtcccctccttttctttgcagGCTAGCAGCCTAGGAATTTTCAAGCCTGGAAATACACTAGGCCGCTGGCTCATTATTGACTGTCGACTATTCTTTGGAATGTTTCTCCAGAGATATTTAGTCGGCActatttcattcttttttagTGATTTTTTCTCTATTCTCATCTTCTGAGCTGCCATTAGCCATGCTTATCATAGCCGGTTCGATCGCCATCGCCCGACATTTACGCTCTCCCTGGTATTTAAACCTTGTTCTTCCACGATTCGCAATTTTCAACTAAGAATACCTTCAGTGACAAGTGTCCCCAATGGCATCCTATTCTTCTGGAAGTACGGGTCCCCGTGAAAACAGAACATCATTACGCTCAGATTCGGCACCCAGATTCAAAAATAAAGGGGAAAAGGAGAGATGACAAGAAATATTATATTATTGCAAAGTAAACTAAGCCTGCTCAGCGGTAGGGACCCCATCACACCGATGGCCTGTCAGAAGCTGACAAAATCGTGATGGAGACAGACCTGAAGTCAGCCGCCAACCGTACAGGCTTCTTCACGTTGAACTCGGATGCGACTCGTTTGACCTTCGAATCATGATGCATGAATCATGACCGCTGTACAGCTCACGACGcgatgaggacgatgagAACATGAGGACGAGCGTCTGCGTCAGAGGATTTTCTTTCTCGAATTTTCGTTTGCCAGTCCTAGTCGTCTCTGGATCCACCTGCATGCATATTGTATAATAATTTTCTGTAATATTCAGAGcttccaacttcaacttcaatgtTCAGTGTGGTGTAGTGTAGTGTAGTAGTAGTGTCATGCCTGCTCGTCTACCTGACTGTCCGGACGAGCGTTCAATCCATTCCAATCATCCATCCGAGTCCAGGATGGCGGGAGTCGACCTGCAAGGAGGTCTCGAGTAATGGTAATGTACAGGCTTCAAGGATCCACCTTGAAGCTTCCGTATTTCACCAGTTTCTCTTCAGCGTCAACGCTTTAGCTTTCTACTCCAGAGTTAAAGGGATGCGTCCGAGCCCCTATCTGATTCAGAACAACTACTATACGCCATACCCACCATCCCCTTTCTCACTGCGTAGTACACAATATCAGTGACTAAAGTAAGGAAGAGTATATACCAACTTTACTTCAGTAACACCACAACGTGCAGAGTGAACCCAGAGCTCCCTATATCGACATCAACCCTGCATAAGTGTCTAATTGATTGAGCGACGCaacgacgcgacgcgacgcgacagTTCGGAAACAGATCCCGCCTCGCACGTGACACGCGCATCCACCATCCGACGGACGCCGTCACCCGTGGGCGTATTTCATTCTCTAACCctatcactatcactatcacaatcacaatctcATACCCAACGGTCAACCCATTCGCAAAGAACACAAAAAAGCTCTTATCTAAAGATAGGATGATACTCCCGCTGCGAACTTCTCCAGTcctatccatatccatatccatatccctATCAATGTCATATTCTGATTATCCCATGCCCGTGGCCCTTTTCTGAAATTCCCAAGCGCTGCTAGTATCCGACGTCGGGTGATATGCATATGCATATGCGACCCGTGGGCCGTGGGGCGTGGTCTAGCTTTCtgtcttttgtttttctctcaTGTCGAACTTGCGAAGGGATTTGGAAGAGATTAGGAGGGACCCATGACCATGGCCGTGGACCTATATAACAGGGCGAACATTCACTCAATGCTCAACCACCACTTCTCCAACAACCAAAGGTCTCTCACCCACCTTCCTACCTACTCTCCAATATCTAAACCCCGTCTTTAGATCTCTACAAGCTCTTCTCCTACaatgtccacatccacatccaccgTGAACCTGACCAACTACCCCCCACGCGACTTCAAAGGGTACGGCCGTGTGCCGCCCAACCCGAACTGGCCCAACGGCGCCAAGATCGCGGTCAACTTTGTCATCAACTACGAAGAAGGCGGCGAGAACACGCTCGACAACGGCGATGCGCAGGGCGAGGCGATGTTGCAGGAAGTCGGCCCCGTGcgtttttctctctctctttctttttcatttcatgcTTTTTAACCTCTGCGTTTCTATTTGTATATCTGACTTTACTGATTCTGTTTGgccttttttgtttttgtagAAAATTGGATTGCAGGGCGAGCGCGATATTCCGATGGAGACTCAGTTCGAGTACGGCTCGCGCCGCGGTATGTGGCGCCTGCTCAACCTCTTCGAGAAGCACAACATGGCCGTGACAATCTACGCCGTCGGAAAAGCATACGAGCAACAACCGTACGTTTCCCCTCCCACCCCTTCCCACCCCACCCTTCTCACACAACTCACATTTCCCAATTTCCCAATTTCCCAATTTTTTGTAATCCAGAGACATCGCCGCGGCATGCGAACAAGGCGGGCACGAAACAGCCTCGCACTGCTACCGCTGGATCGACTACACGCTCATGGACGCCGAGACGGAGGAGAAGCATATCAGACAGGCAGTCGAGTCGTTTAAGAAGACGAGTCCGACGGGCAAGGTCCCTGTCGGGTGGTACTACGGCCGCCCGTCCCCGCGCAGCCGCGCGCTCATATCCAAAGTGTACCGCGAGCTCGGTCTGGAGCTTTTGTACCAAGCTGATACCTGTACGCGCTTTCTTCTCGTATCTTaaaacctttttttttgctgaacTTCCCTCTGTCCCTCTGCTCCGCCCACAGACGCCGACGACCTCCCATACTACATCCCCGACCCCATCGCAGGCCCCTCCGAAGGCCTCCTAATGATGCCCTACAGCTACGACTGCAACGACTTCAAATTCTTTGTCGCGCCAGGGTTCGGCTCCTCCATGGCCTACTTCGAACACGCCAAGAACGGGTTCGATACGCTGTATGAGGAAGGCGAGAACGGGCAGCCGGCGTATCTTACTGTTGCGCTGCATGCGCGGGTTATTGGACGGCCTGGGAGGTTTCAGGCTATTAAGCAGGTGCGTTggttttttgctttctttttttgatgggatgggatgtgTGTTGATCGTTGAGGATGGTTtcctttttgtttctttctttttcagtTTGTTGAGTATGTGGCGCAGAAACCTGATGTGTGGGTTGCTACCCGCGAGCAGATTGCGAGGCATTGGAAGGCGCAGTACCCGTATCAACCTCCTAGCGCTGCCTAGTTATTTTCGATAATTAGATAAATGCGCATATATCAGGCCTCAGGCGTTATGGGTGGAGAAGGTCATCGAAAGGGTGCTGCTTATTACTTTATATTAGATTTAGGATCAagcttttcattttttcatttcacgTTCATTCATTCTCATTCCTATTCCTATTCCTATTCCTATTCCTTCTTGTAAAATAAGCAAAGTAAATCTATAATCCGATTTTTTCTCTATGGTAAAGGGTATTATTTGAGCATATGCAGTGTGGGTTACTTTTTTTAAAGCTGAAGCTGATATACGAAGTTTGGAATGACAAGTAGATGAAATGTTATAACGCTA
Coding sequences:
- a CDS encoding Chitin deacetylase 1, coding for MSTSTSTVNLTNYPPRDFKGYGRVPPNPNWPNGAKIAVNFVINYEEGGENTLDNGDAQGEAMLQEVGPKIGLQGERDIPMETQFEYGSRRGMWRLLNLFEKHNMAVTIYAVGKAYEQQPDIAAACEQGGHETASHCYRWIDYTLMDAETEEKHIRQAVESFKKTSPTGKVPVGWYYGRPSPRSRALISKVYRELGLELLYQADTYADDLPYYIPDPIAGPSEGLLMMPYSYDCNDFKFFVAPGFGSSMAYFEHAKNGFDTLYEEGENGQPAYLTVALHARVIGRPGRFQAIKQFVEYVAQKPDVWVATREQIARHWKAQYPYQPPSAA